One Gigantopelta aegis isolate Gae_Host chromosome 1, Gae_host_genome, whole genome shotgun sequence genomic region harbors:
- the LOC121382134 gene encoding DNA ligase 1-like, with protein MAKKAKGTRGSSWTDEETECLLNLWQENDVENQLDDPKRNNVSIYQMLSCKIKMHTLKRSFRECKKNLKISGNGRKFCKFYTKLNDILGQRPASSPVKLIESVNRKRTISCIDDSESDTLDDTEDKNIDYTELLDDSNTDNKEPIASTANDNVNSNINDRRNEESTDGEKEKKGDEEIKESGKTKSKQHVKENKSSKIKPKKTRLEIALSTVMTAFADSNSKFETTLLALENKKTDAELKRIEIEKQRLESEERQKREEREHQYRMMQMIIGRMNAQHVLPQNIPSSSYDTHNPVPMPQHYISIPSISSPFSSTCTKTRGSFRSSEVVKNGACCDYGTGKFNTNIQSLLQTSPSTF; from the exons ATGGCTAAGAAGGCAAAGGGTACACGCGGTTCATCGTGGACAGACGAGGAAACTGAATGTTTACTCAACCTGTGGCAGGAAAATGATGTAGAAAACCAATTAGATGATCCAAAAAGAAACAATGTCTCAATTTATCAAATGCTGTCatgcaaaattaaaatgcaCACATTGAAAAGGTCATTCAGGGAATGCAAGAAAAATCTGAAAATTAGTGGTAACGGAAGAAAATTCTGTAAGTTTTATACAAAACTGAATGACATTTTAGGTCAACGTCCTGCATCGTCGCCAGTGAAATTAATAGAGAGCGTGAACAGAAAGAGAACAATATCGTGCATAGATGATTCAGAAAGTGACACATTAGATGATACAGAAGACAAAAATATAGACTATACAGAACTACTTGATGACAGCAACACTGATAACAAAGAACccattgcttctacagccaatGATAATGTTAACAGTAATATAAATGACAGACGAAATGAAGAAAGTACAGATGgcgaaaaagagaagaaaggggacgaagaaataaaggaaagtGGTAAAACAAAGAGTAAACAGCatgtgaaagaaaacaaatcatcaAAGATAAAGCCTAAGAAAACACGTTTAGAAATTGCTTTGTCAACTGTTATGACAGCATTTGCAGACAGCAACAGTAAATTTGAAACCACACTTTTAGCATTAGAGAACAAGAAAACGGATGCCGAACTGAAGAGAATAGAAATTGAGAAGCAGAGACTTGAATCGGAAGAGAGACAGAAACGTGAAGAGCGAGAGCACCAGTACCGAATGATGCAAATGATAATTGGAAGAATGAATGCGCAACATGTACTTCCACAGAACATCCCGTCCTCTTCATATGATACCCACAACCCAGTCCCTATGCCTCAACATTACA TATCCATTCCATCCATTTCATCACCATTCTCCTCTACCTGTACAAAGACGCGTGGTTCGTTCCGTAGTTCAGAGGTTGTGAAGAATGGTGCATGCTGTGACTACGGTACTGGCAAATTCAACACCAACATCCAGTCTCTTCTGCAGACATCTCCATCTACCTTTTAA